Below is a window of Deinococcus aquiradiocola DNA.
CAGGTGTGCGCGGGAATCTTCGCGGCGTCGCTCGTGATCTGCGGGGTGCAGCTGGGCCTGCTGGGCGGGCGGGGGCAGCTCACGTTCCGGATGGTGGCGTCGTGCGTGCAGTTCCTGATCTCGAGCGGCGTGCTGGTCGTCGCGCAGTACGCGGTCGGGAAGCTGAGGCAGCAGCTGGATCAGGTGCGGGCCGCCGCGTACCTGGACGCCCTGACGGGCCTCCCGAACCGCCGGTACGCGCAGGGGCAGCTGGAGGACCTGCTCGCGGCGGGCCGCAGCTTCAGTCTGGTGATGCTGGACATCGACCACTTCAAGCAGGTGAACGACACGTACGGGCATCAGGCGGGCGACATGGTGCTGCGCGAGACGGCCCGCGTGGTCGGCCGTCACCTGCACGGCACGCAGTTCATGGCCCGCTGGGGCGGCGAGGAGTTCGTGCTGGTGCTGCCGGGCCTGCACAAGCGCGAGGGGAAACAGCTGGCGGAAGCGGCCCGCCGGGACCTGTACGAGCACGTCTTCGATCAGGTGGGCGGCCTCACCGCGAGTTTCGGCGTGTCGGAATTCGCGGTGGGCGACGATCTGGAGAAGGTGATGCGCCGCGCGGACGCCGCCCTGTACGCCGCGAAACGCCAGGGCCGCAACGGGGTGCGCGTCGCGATGGAGGACGGCCGCCTGACACGGCTCGACCTGCCGGACGCCGACACCGCACTCGACACGGCGCCCGGCGCGGACACTGCACCCGGCACAGCGGCACGCCAGGACCGCCGCGAGGCGAGGCAGGCAGCCCGGCGCATGCCCGGCGACTGATACGGTGTTGAGCTGAACTTCTGAAGTTCGGCCGGGCGAGGCGAGCAACAGGTCCGGTCCTGAGCCGAAACGTGCCGTGGCGCGGCACAATGGGCGGGTGACGTCGCCTCTCCCCTCTCCCGAGTTCGGGCCGCCGGCACCGGACGCGCCGAAGTCGGTGTGGCGTGCGTGGGCGCGGGCGGTGCGGGCGGCACTGCCGGAACCGGACCACGCGGGCGTGTGCGCGGAGCTGCTGGCGTGGTTGCGGGCGCGCGGGGCGCGGCGGGTGCTGGCGTATCACGCGTTGCCGGGCGAGCCGGACGTGTCGGGCCTGGCGGGGCACGTGCAGCTGTTCACGACGCGTGCCGTGTTCCGGCCCAGTGCGCGCCTGACGCTGCACGACTGGCATGCTGCGACTGAAGTGAGTCGTTTCGGGGCGCTGCAGCCGCCGCGCGGGACGCCGGAGGTGCCGCGCGGCGAGGTGGACGTGGTGCTGCTGCCGGGCCTCGCCTTCGACCGGCGCGGGTGGCGGCTGGGGTACGGGGGCGGCTTCTACGACCGGCTGCTGGAAGTCTGGGACGTACCGACGGTCGGCGTGACGCCCGCGGCGCTGTGGGTGCCGCACGTACCGCACGAGGCGCATGACCTGCCGGTGAGGTTCGTGGCGACCGAGGACGGGGTGCGCGAGATCCGGCCGGACTGAGGCGGGCGGCGGGTCAGGGTTTCGTCTGGCCGAGCGAGATGGTGCGCGGCGCGAGCTTCACGGTGAACCGCAGTGGCGTGAGCGCCCCGTCGCGGTACACGGTGAGCGTGACCTGATCCCCGACGCTGTGGCTGCGGATGGCGGCCAGGAACTGCAGGTAGTCGCTGACGCCGGTGCCGTTCACGGCCGTGATGACGTCGCCGGTCGCGTGGGTGGGGACGCCGTTCTCGTCGAAGCGCGTGGCTTTCAGGGGGCGCAGGCCTGCCGTGTCGGCGGGACCGCCGGGAATGACGCGGTCGAACACGAAGCCGACCCGGCCGCCCAGGCCGAGGTTGCGGAAGAAGCTGACGGGCAGCTCGTAGTCCGCGAGGGACGTGCTGATGCCGACGACGGGCGCCTCGCGTTTCAGTCCGGCGCGCAGCTGCGCCAGCAGGGCGCTGCTGGCCGTGACGGGCACGGCGTACGAGCTGGTGTTCAGGGTGGCGCGGTACGCGGCGACGCTGGCGGTCGGCGGGAGCGCGTCCGTTTTCGGGCCGGGCTGCAGGCGGATGTAGCTGGTGATCCCGATGAGCTGCCCTGCCTCGTTGAGGATGGGGCCGCCGCTGTCGCCGGGCGCGAGGGGCGCGTCGAGCTGCAGGGTGCCGGGCGGGAAGTCCGCGCGGCCCGCCTGGGCGTCCAGCGCGAGAAGGCGTCCGCTCTTGGGTTGCAGGAACTTCCCGCCGGAGTTGCCGATGGCGAGCGCCAGCTGACCGACCCTGGGGGCCTGCGGAGCGAGCGGCACGAACGGCGCGCCCTTCACGTCGATCTTCAGGAGGGCGAGGTCGTGCGGTTCGTCGAAGCCGACGACCGTGACCGGGTAGCGTTTCCTGTCGAGCGTGACGGCCTGCAGTCGGTCCGCGCCGAACACGACGTGGTACGCCGTCAGAACGCTGCCGTCCGCGCTGACGAGGACGCCGCTGCCCAGACCGTTCGGGTCCTCGCACTGCGGGTCTTCCTCGGCGGGCGCGCAGTCGTCGATCTCCAGCGCGGCGGGCCGGAACTTCTGGTAGAGCGGCGCGAGCGTGGCGGGCAGTCCGGCCGCCACCTGCGGGGCGGCCGGGGCGGGCCGGGAGGTCTTCTGCGCCCCGGCGGGCGCGGCGAGCAGCAGCAGGACGGACAGCCCCAGGACCCGGCGGTGGGCGCGCGCAACGTTCATGCTTCAGTATGCGCCGCGCCCCGTCCGGTCAGTTGTACGCCATCCCCGACTTCCGGGCCGGGGAGGCGTTCACGCTTCCTTGAGCGCGCGGCCGGTCCGGGCGGCGTGCCACACTGGAGGCATGCCTGCCGATCCCACCCCGGACCTTCCCAGCAGCGTCTTCGTGTACGGCACCCTGATGCCGGACGAACGGTACTCGGGCGTCGCGTCGGCCGCCGGAGCGCCGGAACGTGCGGAACGCGCGACCCTGCCGGGCTTCGTGCTGCACCACCTGAGCCCCGAAGGGTACCCGGCCGTGACGCCCGGCGCGGGGACCGTGCACGGCTGGGTGCTGCACTACGCGCCCGGCACGTGGGCGGCCGCGCTCGCGCACCTGGACGACCTGGAGGGCCTGCACCTGCGCCCGCCGCTGTACCGGCGCGTTCCGGCCACGCCCGTCACGGACGCCGGGACGGGCCGCGCGTGGGTGTACGTGTACGCCCGCGAGGCGCGCCTCTCGGCGCCCGGCGCTGTCCCGGTGCCGTCCGGACGCTGGACGGACGTCCCGGACCGGCACGCTCCCACCCCCTGGCCCGGCGACGAGACGGAGGCGTGACGCGGCGCGCGTGAACATGAACGGGCTGGCTATCCCGCCCTGACCCCCGGCACGCCTGCGTGGCCTACACTTAGCGTATGCTTGACACCATCAAGGCACTCGCCAAGAAGACCGACTCGAAGATTCTGATGGTCGTGCTGGACGGCGTGGGCGGCCTCCCGCTCGAACTGGGCGGCGACACCGAACTCGCCACTGCCGTCACGCCGAACCTCGACGCACTCGCCAAGAACGCGCAGCTCGGGCAGGTGGAACTCGTCGGGGCGGGCATCACGCCCGGCAGCGGCCCCGGTCACCTCAGCCTGTTCGGGTACGACCCCCTGAAGTTCGTCGTCGGTCGCGGGGCCCTGAGTGCCGTCGGCATCGGCGTGAAGCTCGGCGCGGGCGACGTGGCCGTGCGCGGCAACTTCGCGACGCTCGGTGCGGGCCGCGTCGTCGAGGACCGCCGCGCGGGCCGCCCCAGCGACGAGAAGAACGCCGAGATCGTCGGTCAGCTCAGGGCCGCCATTCCCGAGATCGGCGGCGTGAAGGTCGAGATCTACACCGAGTCCGAGCACCGCTTCGTGGTGGTGTTCCGTAACCCCGGCGCGGGCCTCGGCGCGAACATCAGCGACGTGGACCCCCAGGCGACCGGCGTGCAACCCCTCACCGCGCAGGCGCACGACGACGCCAGCCGTCAGACGGCCGACCTCGTGAACACCTTCGTCACGCGCGCCGAGGAGGCCCTCAAGGACGAGCCGCAGGTGAACGGCGTGCTGTTCCGCGGGTACAGCGACGTGCCGCACTTCCCCAGCATGGACGACATCTACGGCCTGAAGGCCGCCTGCATCGCCAGCTACCCCATGTACAAGGGCCTCGCGAGCCTCGTCGGGATGGACGTGCTGGACGTCGAGGGGCACGAGGACGCCCTGGACGGCAAGGTCGCCGCCCTGCAGGCCAACTGGGACAAGTACGACTTCTTCTACTTCCACGTCAAGAAGACGGACAGCACCGGCGAGGACGGCGACTTCCACGAGAAGGTCCACAAGATCGAGATCTTCGACGCGCTCCTCCCGCAGCTCCTGGCGCTGAAGCCCGACGTGATCGCCATCGTCGGTGACCACAGCACGCCCAGCAAGCTCGCCAGCCACAGCTGGCATCCCGTCCCGCTCCTCATCCACAGCGAGTACGCCCGCAAGGACGTGGCGGCCCGC
It encodes the following:
- a CDS encoding gamma-glutamylcyclotransferase family protein translates to MPADPTPDLPSSVFVYGTLMPDERYSGVASAAGAPERAERATLPGFVLHHLSPEGYPAVTPGAGTVHGWVLHYAPGTWAAALAHLDDLEGLHLRPPLYRRVPATPVTDAGTGRAWVYVYAREARLSAPGAVPVPSGRWTDVPDRHAPTPWPGDETEA
- a CDS encoding 5-formyltetrahydrofolate cyclo-ligase, with the translated sequence MTSPLPSPEFGPPAPDAPKSVWRAWARAVRAALPEPDHAGVCAELLAWLRARGARRVLAYHALPGEPDVSGLAGHVQLFTTRAVFRPSARLTLHDWHAATEVSRFGALQPPRGTPEVPRGEVDVVLLPGLAFDRRGWRLGYGGGFYDRLLEVWDVPTVGVTPAALWVPHVPHEAHDLPVRFVATEDGVREIRPD
- a CDS encoding GGDEF domain-containing protein, translating into MRGLWGLGGGQDRLTTQTWNNVQRTVYLWFGPVGVLACAAALATQWHSMDPFDRVALPLLALELLLTTTALAVRVMSVAAATRITFLCTTAYFLVGLNHQFWWFVPHYQMLSESTFWFAVLYATAFIAFRGERAIQVCAGIFAASLVICGVQLGLLGGRGQLTFRMVASCVQFLISSGVLVVAQYAVGKLRQQLDQVRAAAYLDALTGLPNRRYAQGQLEDLLAAGRSFSLVMLDIDHFKQVNDTYGHQAGDMVLRETARVVGRHLHGTQFMARWGGEEFVLVLPGLHKREGKQLAEAARRDLYEHVFDQVGGLTASFGVSEFAVGDDLEKVMRRADAALYAAKRQGRNGVRVAMEDGRLTRLDLPDADTALDTAPGADTAPGTAARQDRREARQAARRMPGD
- a CDS encoding 2,3-bisphosphoglycerate-independent phosphoglycerate mutase, coding for MLDTIKALAKKTDSKILMVVLDGVGGLPLELGGDTELATAVTPNLDALAKNAQLGQVELVGAGITPGSGPGHLSLFGYDPLKFVVGRGALSAVGIGVKLGAGDVAVRGNFATLGAGRVVEDRRAGRPSDEKNAEIVGQLRAAIPEIGGVKVEIYTESEHRFVVVFRNPGAGLGANISDVDPQATGVQPLTAQAHDDASRQTADLVNTFVTRAEEALKDEPQVNGVLFRGYSDVPHFPSMDDIYGLKAACIASYPMYKGLASLVGMDVLDVEGHEDALDGKVAALQANWDKYDFFYFHVKKTDSTGEDGDFHEKVHKIEIFDALLPQLLALKPDVIAIVGDHSTPSKLASHSWHPVPLLIHSEYARKDVAARYTEEEAQKGTLGLRRGTDVMPLLMANALKLQKYGA
- a CDS encoding S1C family serine protease gives rise to the protein MNVARAHRRVLGLSVLLLLAAPAGAQKTSRPAPAAPQVAAGLPATLAPLYQKFRPAALEIDDCAPAEEDPQCEDPNGLGSGVLVSADGSVLTAYHVVFGADRLQAVTLDRKRYPVTVVGFDEPHDLALLKIDVKGAPFVPLAPQAPRVGQLALAIGNSGGKFLQPKSGRLLALDAQAGRADFPPGTLQLDAPLAPGDSGGPILNEAGQLIGITSYIRLQPGPKTDALPPTASVAAYRATLNTSSYAVPVTASSALLAQLRAGLKREAPVVGISTSLADYELPVSFFRNLGLGGRVGFVFDRVIPGGPADTAGLRPLKATRFDENGVPTHATGDVITAVNGTGVSDYLQFLAAIRSHSVGDQVTLTVYRDGALTPLRFTVKLAPRTISLGQTKP